A region from the Biomphalaria glabrata chromosome 14, xgBioGlab47.1, whole genome shotgun sequence genome encodes:
- the LOC106060062 gene encoding uncharacterized protein LOC106060062 isoform X2 gives MLTVCLKDQTDLADLSSLGDENQDTDPHHFTSDQSKIQSDDIEGPLIGDHETQESEAGEADLHKYLVGCKKNPGHRHFILVDTFTLKHLPEGLQDKDLYKYIKVTADLTVRVDVRRTSPERPKFWPETIKPYPFYNMSERRNLRTGSGTVWRVNMFQDGFKQDEDYGDTAYTKCWCRKCEDSDSPSNVWWEFEVTTAAHVVFDDIEANHTTLTMFYDRDGSPVVSVDKVSARYVNIEDDLCGLKCVTCDKTLGINMLKLWKHYKNVWRKICNKYRDSRSQHKLNFIVSHPHGCSKQVSVGQWKDKLKVGTFNSKFTYTTCTCPGSSGAHVHCLGYNDNLIWPNLVHSGSKSGLNYSGVGFIR, from the exons ATGTTGACTG TTTGTCTAAAGGATCAGACTGACCTAGCAGACTTATCCAGTCTTGGGGATGAGAATCAAGATACAG ATCCTCATCATTTCACCAGTGACCAGTCCAAAATCCAGTCAGATGATATTGAAGGTCCACTAATTG GTGATCATGAAACTCAGGAGTCAGAAGCTGGAGAAGCTGATCTACACAAATATCTTGTTGGCTGTAAGAAGAATCCAGGTCATAGACATTTTATACTTGTTGACACATTCACCTTGAAACATTTACCTGAAGGTCTTCAAGACaaagatttgtataaatacatCAAAGTTACAGCTGACCTCACAGTTAGAGTTGATGTTAGAAGGACCAGTCCAGAAAGACCAAAGTTTTGGCCAGAGACAATTAAACCATATCCATTTTATAACATGAGTGAGAGAAGAAACTTGAGAACAGGAAGTGGAACAGTGTGGCGTGTAAACATGTTTCAAGATGGATTCAAACAAGATGAAGATTATGGAGATACTGCCTACACaaagtgttggtgtagaaaaTGTGAAGATTCAGACTCACCTAGCAATGTATGGTGGGAGTTTGAAGTGACCACAGCTGCACATGTGGTTTTTGATGACATTGAGGCCAACCACACGACCTTGACAATGTTTTATGATAGAGATGGAAGTCCAGTGGTCAGTGTTGATAAGGTCAGTGCTAGATATGTAAACATTGAGGATGACTTATGTGGGTTGAAATGTGTGACATGTGATAAAACTTTAGGAATTAATATGTTGAAATTGTggaaacattataaaaatgtcTGGAGGAAAATCTGTAACAAATACAGGGACTCTAGATCTCAACACAAGTTGAACTTTATAGTGTCACATCCTCATGGGTGTTCTAAACAGGTCAGTGTTGGTCAATGGAAGGACAAACTAAAGGTGGGTACATTTAATTCTAAATTTACTTATACAACTTGTACATGTCCAGGAAGTAGTGGAGCACATGTCCACTGTCTGGGGTATAATGACAACTTGATTTGGCCTAATCTTGTCCACAGTGGAAGTAAGTCTGGACTAAATTACAGTGGAGTTGGTTTTATCCGGTGA
- the LOC106060062 gene encoding uncharacterized protein LOC106060062 isoform X3, whose product MSCKRKTQTDSNLSKKTKNTKICLKDQTDLADLSSLGDENQDTDPHHFTSDQSKIQSDDIEGPLIGDHETQESEAGEADLHKYLVGCKKNPGHRHFILVDTFTLKHLPEGLQDKDLYKYIKVTADLTVRVDVRRTSPERPKFWPETIKPYPFYNMSERRNLRTGSGTVWRVNMFQDGFKQDEDYGDTAYTKCWCRKCEDSDSPSNVWWEFEVTTAAHVVFDDIEANHTTLTMFYDRDGSPVVSVDKVSARYVNIEDDLCGLKCVTCDKTLGINMLKLWKHYKNVWRKICNKYRDSRSQHKLNFIVSHPHGCSKQVSVGQWKDKLKWK is encoded by the exons ATGTCCTGCAAGAGAAAAACTCAAACTGATAGTAATCTAtcgaaaaaaactaaaaacacaaaaa TTTGTCTAAAGGATCAGACTGACCTAGCAGACTTATCCAGTCTTGGGGATGAGAATCAAGATACAG ATCCTCATCATTTCACCAGTGACCAGTCCAAAATCCAGTCAGATGATATTGAAGGTCCACTAATTG GTGATCATGAAACTCAGGAGTCAGAAGCTGGAGAAGCTGATCTACACAAATATCTTGTTGGCTGTAAGAAGAATCCAGGTCATAGACATTTTATACTTGTTGACACATTCACCTTGAAACATTTACCTGAAGGTCTTCAAGACaaagatttgtataaatacatCAAAGTTACAGCTGACCTCACAGTTAGAGTTGATGTTAGAAGGACCAGTCCAGAAAGACCAAAGTTTTGGCCAGAGACAATTAAACCATATCCATTTTATAACATGAGTGAGAGAAGAAACTTGAGAACAGGAAGTGGAACAGTGTGGCGTGTAAACATGTTTCAAGATGGATTCAAACAAGATGAAGATTATGGAGATACTGCCTACACaaagtgttggtgtagaaaaTGTGAAGATTCAGACTCACCTAGCAATGTATGGTGGGAGTTTGAAGTGACCACAGCTGCACATGTGGTTTTTGATGACATTGAGGCCAACCACACGACCTTGACAATGTTTTATGATAGAGATGGAAGTCCAGTGGTCAGTGTTGATAAGGTCAGTGCTAGATATGTAAACATTGAGGATGACTTATGTGGGTTGAAATGTGTGACATGTGATAAAACTTTAGGAATTAATATGTTGAAATTGTggaaacattataaaaatgtcTGGAGGAAAATCTGTAACAAATACAGGGACTCTAGATCTCAACACAAGTTGAACTTTATAGTGTCACATCCTCATGGGTGTTCTAAACAGGTCAGTGTTGGTCAATGGAAGGACAAACTAAAG TGGAAGTAA
- the LOC106060062 gene encoding uncharacterized protein LOC106060062 isoform X1 — MSCKRKTQTDSNLSKKTKNTKICLKDQTDLADLSSLGDENQDTDPHHFTSDQSKIQSDDIEGPLIGDHETQESEAGEADLHKYLVGCKKNPGHRHFILVDTFTLKHLPEGLQDKDLYKYIKVTADLTVRVDVRRTSPERPKFWPETIKPYPFYNMSERRNLRTGSGTVWRVNMFQDGFKQDEDYGDTAYTKCWCRKCEDSDSPSNVWWEFEVTTAAHVVFDDIEANHTTLTMFYDRDGSPVVSVDKVSARYVNIEDDLCGLKCVTCDKTLGINMLKLWKHYKNVWRKICNKYRDSRSQHKLNFIVSHPHGCSKQVSVGQWKDKLKVGTFNSKFTYTTCTCPGSSGAHVHCLGYNDNLIWPNLVHSGSKSGLNYSGVGFIR; from the exons ATGTCCTGCAAGAGAAAAACTCAAACTGATAGTAATCTAtcgaaaaaaactaaaaacacaaaaa TTTGTCTAAAGGATCAGACTGACCTAGCAGACTTATCCAGTCTTGGGGATGAGAATCAAGATACAG ATCCTCATCATTTCACCAGTGACCAGTCCAAAATCCAGTCAGATGATATTGAAGGTCCACTAATTG GTGATCATGAAACTCAGGAGTCAGAAGCTGGAGAAGCTGATCTACACAAATATCTTGTTGGCTGTAAGAAGAATCCAGGTCATAGACATTTTATACTTGTTGACACATTCACCTTGAAACATTTACCTGAAGGTCTTCAAGACaaagatttgtataaatacatCAAAGTTACAGCTGACCTCACAGTTAGAGTTGATGTTAGAAGGACCAGTCCAGAAAGACCAAAGTTTTGGCCAGAGACAATTAAACCATATCCATTTTATAACATGAGTGAGAGAAGAAACTTGAGAACAGGAAGTGGAACAGTGTGGCGTGTAAACATGTTTCAAGATGGATTCAAACAAGATGAAGATTATGGAGATACTGCCTACACaaagtgttggtgtagaaaaTGTGAAGATTCAGACTCACCTAGCAATGTATGGTGGGAGTTTGAAGTGACCACAGCTGCACATGTGGTTTTTGATGACATTGAGGCCAACCACACGACCTTGACAATGTTTTATGATAGAGATGGAAGTCCAGTGGTCAGTGTTGATAAGGTCAGTGCTAGATATGTAAACATTGAGGATGACTTATGTGGGTTGAAATGTGTGACATGTGATAAAACTTTAGGAATTAATATGTTGAAATTGTggaaacattataaaaatgtcTGGAGGAAAATCTGTAACAAATACAGGGACTCTAGATCTCAACACAAGTTGAACTTTATAGTGTCACATCCTCATGGGTGTTCTAAACAGGTCAGTGTTGGTCAATGGAAGGACAAACTAAAGGTGGGTACATTTAATTCTAAATTTACTTATACAACTTGTACATGTCCAGGAAGTAGTGGAGCACATGTCCACTGTCTGGGGTATAATGACAACTTGATTTGGCCTAATCTTGTCCACAGTGGAAGTAAGTCTGGACTAAATTACAGTGGAGTTGGTTTTATCCGGTGA